The proteins below come from a single Pyramidobacter porci genomic window:
- a CDS encoding thioredoxin domain-containing protein, with translation MSRRSANPFVGRRREESVGWRPWNAETLRRAASLDRPLCLCLINNGSRWSHMMKANFEEPEIIGMLNNDFIPVLADSDDVPHLALAARAMAQIMLGRAGWPLFIFMTPGKKPIFACSYLPKQSETPENPGLLEVLRRIKWLWLMKRPQIDEASASYGAQLEEALSPYTAPLQEGLEARAVEQLLEEMDLQNGGWGTAPKFPQAPKLLLCSYLGRKNETLRAHFDRSLAALFGEGLYDHLAAGFHDYCCDRQWQIPYLGKHLAQNAAVLDVFVEALKEAPNPVYREVVEDSIALLRRTLSEENGLLCSGDDVRDMDTIDRYYLWSKDEIDGLLREDSDAFCRVYGVTFEGNYSDPLTQKKTGRNVLRLAAMPGSDENTFGIWEKNESARRILRERRSRRKSPEKDTRISVRANACFAAVLAQASDVLERKEYQVQAEEIMKTLSTAAVSRNDLCHTLSGGLGDGEGGLEDYASFIWASLKLYRASGSASWLEAAETWSARADELFGIRGAMRLVREGTLEILPVWDAGDDFLPSGNGMMVNNLLELYRATADERWLTRAQSIVDAFGGALNEYPAACASLTLGALRLKDLLRTGEKAIYKSPVS, from the coding sequence ATGAGTCGGAGAAGCGCCAATCCTTTTGTGGGACGGAGGAGAGAAGAATCCGTCGGCTGGAGGCCGTGGAACGCGGAAACGCTTCGGCGCGCCGCGTCTCTGGACCGTCCGCTCTGTCTGTGTCTGATCAACAACGGCAGCCGCTGGAGCCACATGATGAAGGCCAATTTCGAAGAGCCCGAGATCATCGGAATGCTCAACAACGACTTCATTCCCGTGCTGGCCGACAGCGACGACGTGCCTCATCTCGCGCTGGCCGCCCGCGCCATGGCGCAGATCATGCTCGGCCGCGCCGGCTGGCCGCTGTTCATTTTCATGACGCCGGGAAAAAAACCGATCTTTGCCTGTTCGTACCTGCCCAAACAAAGCGAGACCCCCGAAAACCCCGGACTGCTCGAGGTCCTGCGGCGCATCAAATGGCTGTGGCTGATGAAACGGCCGCAGATCGACGAAGCATCCGCAAGCTACGGCGCTCAGCTCGAAGAAGCGCTTTCGCCGTATACGGCGCCGCTCCAAGAGGGGCTCGAGGCGCGGGCCGTCGAGCAGCTGCTTGAGGAAATGGACCTCCAAAACGGCGGCTGGGGGACGGCGCCCAAATTTCCCCAGGCCCCGAAACTGCTTCTGTGTTCCTACCTCGGGCGGAAAAACGAAACGCTCCGCGCCCATTTTGACCGTTCCTTGGCGGCGCTGTTCGGGGAAGGCCTGTACGATCATCTTGCTGCCGGCTTTCACGACTACTGTTGCGATCGGCAATGGCAGATCCCTTATCTGGGCAAGCACCTTGCCCAGAACGCGGCCGTTCTGGACGTGTTTGTCGAGGCATTGAAGGAAGCTCCCAATCCCGTCTACCGTGAAGTCGTCGAGGACAGCATCGCTTTGCTGAGGCGCACCTTGAGCGAAGAAAACGGGCTGCTGTGTTCCGGGGACGACGTTCGCGACATGGATACCATCGATCGCTACTATTTATGGAGCAAAGATGAAATCGACGGGCTTCTTCGCGAAGATTCGGACGCCTTTTGCCGCGTCTATGGAGTCACTTTCGAAGGAAATTACAGCGATCCGCTGACGCAGAAAAAGACCGGTAGAAATGTTTTGCGTCTTGCGGCAATGCCTGGAAGCGACGAAAATACTTTTGGCATTTGGGAAAAAAACGAGAGCGCGCGGAGGATCCTGCGGGAACGCCGGTCGCGTCGCAAGAGCCCGGAAAAGGACACGCGCATTTCGGTGAGGGCCAACGCCTGTTTTGCTGCCGTGCTTGCGCAGGCCTCCGACGTCTTGGAACGGAAAGAGTATCAGGTGCAGGCCGAGGAGATCATGAAGACCCTGTCGACCGCGGCGGTTTCACGGAACGACCTTTGCCATACGCTTTCCGGCGGCCTTGGCGACGGCGAAGGCGGGCTGGAAGATTATGCGTCGTTCATATGGGCAAGTCTGAAGCTGTATCGGGCATCGGGCTCCGCGTCATGGCTTGAGGCCGCCGAAACGTGGAGCGCAAGGGCCGATGAACTTTTTGGGATTCGCGGGGCAATGCGCCTTGTCCGGGAGGGAACTCTCGAGATCCTGCCGGTGTGGGATGCCGGCGACGATTTTCTGCCCTCGGGAAACGGCATGATGGTGAATAATCTGCTCGAACTTTATCGCGCCACCGCAGACGAACGATGGCTGACGCGCGCGCAGAGCATTGTCGACGCTTTTGGCGGAGCGCTCAACGAATATCCGGCGGCGTGCGCCTCGCTCACGCTGGGGGCTCTGAGACTGAAGGATCTGCTCCGAACCGGAGAGAAAGCGATCTATAAGAGCCCCGTTTCATGA
- a CDS encoding adenosylcobalamin-dependent ribonucleoside-diphosphate reductase produces MYKSMKERFRDSLDMGLLENPLVPRQSENARWLLEQRYYADRYDPETGGLRKERSFEEFARRVSRIVCTAESLYRGADDIEWIRRLEKNLFADLVEGRFIFNSPCLFASGAGMTRVPELAELIYRSPDEMELADYRRLYDNKTDNQQLFACFVIDIPDSIEGIFESVRDAAVISKYGGGVGGNFGHLRERGADIKGGTGGKASGPVSFMETWNTMGCVVVQGGRRRAALMGMLPDDHPDIEQFMDAKTEEGKLSYFNISVCVSDELVSAAREKRSFALRSRANGKVARTVQGDELWNKLCQNAWRRGDPGVFFIDRANADNLLKLSGDFDIESTNPCGEQPLPTYTSCNLGSVNLVKFVRPDETGRRSFDMEGFMDQVYRSIYYLDLVIDATSYPLPRIGERTKRIRPVGLGLMGLADAAILSGDVYGSDSFKSFCDSLGAHMSGAALMATVDAVAHMGKDPFSESFAVAKLFEGEHRVHGGELFARQWIKEMDLNSYREFVAQMRSHGQVPYTLLNTLEVLPEVLGADALPELKRLMTALLEGQLRNSRRLSIAPTGSISMIFDSSAGIEPNFAWRWSRKVMKSDGDGWEVREYFHPLITQKEADELRGSGVISDPRYVTAYDISPEQHVDVTGIFARYVDSGISKTVNLPSSATVDDVRNVYETCYDMGCKGITIYRDGSRDNQPIETKKEGETKSEAPATVTRAEAEEKPSAEEASQPAGLERAAEEHEHVPYSSKVKQRSTPIVFGKTIKDRTPWGSLWVTLNYDGNEPFEVFASLGKSGSELKAMTEAISRVISIGLRSGCHLEDFIGTLRGISGKEYWMFDCDDDEMVRSIPDAVALLLQKLIEQRSGAAAKGAGEPRSELICPECGAPMEMVAGCAYCFSCGYSPCK; encoded by the coding sequence ATGTATAAATCGATGAAAGAGCGCTTTCGGGATTCGCTGGATATGGGGCTGCTTGAAAACCCTCTGGTGCCGCGCCAGTCGGAGAACGCGCGCTGGCTTTTGGAGCAGCGTTATTACGCCGACCGCTACGACCCGGAAACGGGCGGGCTGCGCAAGGAGCGCAGTTTCGAGGAGTTCGCGCGCCGCGTCTCGCGCATCGTCTGCACGGCCGAGAGTCTGTACCGCGGGGCCGACGACATCGAGTGGATCCGTCGGCTGGAAAAAAATCTTTTCGCCGATCTCGTGGAGGGACGCTTCATTTTCAACTCGCCGTGCCTTTTCGCTTCCGGCGCGGGCATGACCCGCGTGCCGGAGCTGGCGGAGCTGATCTACCGCTCGCCCGACGAGATGGAGCTGGCGGACTACCGACGCCTTTACGACAACAAGACGGACAATCAGCAGCTCTTCGCCTGCTTTGTGATCGACATCCCCGACAGCATCGAGGGCATCTTCGAATCGGTGCGTGACGCCGCCGTCATCAGCAAGTACGGCGGCGGCGTGGGCGGCAACTTCGGCCATCTGCGCGAGCGCGGCGCCGACATCAAGGGCGGCACCGGCGGCAAGGCGTCGGGCCCCGTCTCGTTCATGGAGACATGGAACACCATGGGCTGCGTCGTGGTGCAGGGCGGCCGTCGCCGCGCGGCGCTGATGGGGATGCTGCCCGACGACCATCCCGACATCGAGCAGTTCATGGACGCCAAGACGGAAGAGGGCAAACTGTCGTATTTCAACATCTCTGTCTGCGTGTCCGACGAGCTGGTCAGCGCCGCGCGCGAGAAACGCTCCTTCGCGCTCCGCTCCCGCGCCAACGGCAAGGTAGCGCGCACGGTACAGGGCGACGAGCTGTGGAACAAACTGTGCCAGAACGCCTGGCGCCGCGGCGATCCCGGCGTGTTCTTCATCGACCGCGCCAACGCCGACAATCTGCTCAAGCTCTCGGGGGACTTCGACATCGAATCCACCAACCCCTGCGGCGAGCAGCCGCTGCCGACGTACACGAGCTGCAATCTCGGCTCTGTCAATTTGGTCAAATTCGTCCGCCCCGACGAGACGGGACGCCGAAGTTTCGACATGGAAGGTTTCATGGACCAGGTGTACCGGTCCATCTACTACCTCGATCTCGTCATCGACGCCACCAGCTACCCGCTGCCGCGCATCGGCGAGCGCACCAAGCGCATCCGCCCCGTGGGGCTGGGGCTGATGGGGCTGGCCGATGCGGCGATTTTGAGCGGCGACGTCTACGGCTCCGACTCGTTCAAAAGTTTCTGCGATTCTCTGGGCGCTCATATGTCCGGTGCGGCGCTGATGGCAACGGTCGATGCGGTCGCGCACATGGGCAAGGATCCTTTTTCCGAGAGTTTCGCCGTGGCGAAGCTGTTCGAGGGAGAGCATCGCGTCCACGGCGGCGAGCTCTTCGCGCGCCAGTGGATCAAGGAGATGGATCTGAACTCCTACCGCGAGTTTGTCGCCCAGATGCGGTCGCACGGCCAGGTGCCCTACACTCTGCTGAACACGTTGGAGGTCCTGCCGGAGGTGCTTGGCGCCGACGCGCTGCCCGAGCTGAAACGGCTGATGACGGCGCTGCTGGAAGGGCAGCTGCGCAACAGCCGGCGCCTTTCCATCGCGCCGACCGGTTCGATCTCGATGATCTTCGACAGCTCGGCGGGCATCGAGCCGAACTTTGCCTGGCGCTGGAGCCGCAAGGTGATGAAGTCCGACGGCGACGGCTGGGAAGTGCGCGAGTATTTCCACCCGTTGATCACGCAGAAGGAAGCGGACGAACTGCGCGGTTCGGGCGTCATTTCCGATCCGCGCTACGTGACGGCTTACGACATTTCGCCGGAGCAGCACGTGGACGTGACGGGCATCTTCGCGCGCTACGTGGACAGCGGCATCAGCAAGACCGTCAACCTGCCTTCGTCGGCCACCGTGGACGACGTGCGCAACGTGTACGAGACCTGTTACGACATGGGCTGCAAGGGCATCACGATCTACCGCGACGGCTCGCGTGACAACCAGCCCATCGAGACGAAGAAAGAGGGCGAAACTAAGAGCGAAGCGCCGGCCACGGTGACGCGAGCTGAAGCTGAGGAAAAACCGAGCGCCGAGGAAGCGTCTCAGCCGGCAGGGCTGGAGCGCGCCGCCGAGGAGCACGAGCACGTTCCTTACAGCAGCAAGGTGAAGCAGCGCTCCACGCCGATCGTCTTCGGCAAGACGATCAAGGACCGTACGCCCTGGGGCAGTCTGTGGGTGACGCTGAACTACGACGGCAACGAGCCGTTCGAAGTGTTCGCCTCGCTGGGCAAGAGCGGTTCGGAGCTGAAAGCCATGACCGAAGCGATCTCGCGCGTGATCTCCATCGGCCTGCGTTCGGGCTGTCATCTGGAGGATTTCATCGGCACGCTGCGCGGCATTTCCGGCAAGGAATACTGGATGTTCGACTGCGACGACGACGAAATGGTGCGTTCGATCCCCGACGCCGTGGCGCTGCTGCTGCAGAAACTGATCGAACAACGGAGCGGCGCGGCGGCGAAGGGCGCGGGCGAGCCGCGCAGCGAACTGATCTGCCCCGAATGCGGCGCGCCGATGGAAATGGTAGCCGGCTGTGCCTATTGCTTCAGCTGCGGCTATTCGCCCTGCAAATAA
- a CDS encoding HAD family hydrolase, whose product MLRGIVFDFDLTLVDSTGGICANLNALAAEKKLRRLQPAEVRRTIGWALADAMRSFWGDGPVEEEWLPRYRLFFEERNYAGVVPFPETVPALRKLRSRGALLGIATNRLTPLGIVRAAGLETLCPIIVGIDGFSPKPDPAIVLEALRRMGLKADEGVYVGDTDIDMKTAVNAGVASVGVTTGNHGAAALKGSGAAHVIENLSELPDLWEEIR is encoded by the coding sequence TTGCTGCGGGGCATTGTATTTGATTTCGATCTGACGCTGGTCGACAGCACCGGAGGGATTTGCGCGAACTTGAACGCTCTGGCCGCAGAGAAAAAACTGCGCCGCCTGCAGCCTGCCGAGGTGCGCCGGACGATCGGCTGGGCGTTGGCCGACGCGATGCGGTCTTTCTGGGGAGACGGCCCCGTAGAAGAGGAATGGCTGCCGCGCTATCGTTTGTTTTTTGAGGAACGAAATTACGCCGGCGTCGTGCCTTTTCCGGAAACCGTTCCGGCTCTCAGGAAATTGCGCTCGCGCGGCGCGTTGCTGGGGATTGCGACCAACCGTCTGACCCCGTTGGGAATCGTGCGGGCGGCGGGTCTGGAGACGCTCTGTCCGATCATTGTCGGGATCGACGGATTCAGCCCCAAACCCGATCCGGCAATCGTTCTGGAGGCGCTGCGGCGAATGGGACTGAAAGCCGATGAAGGGGTTTACGTCGGCGATACGGATATCGACATGAAAACGGCGGTCAATGCCGGAGTCGCCAGCGTCGGCGTGACGACCGGCAATCATGGCGCGGCGGCACTGAAGGGAAGCGGCGCTGCGCATGTCATCGAGAATCTCAGCGAGCTGCCGGATCTGTGGGAGGAGATAAGATGA